The Chlorocebus sabaeus isolate Y175 chromosome 16, mChlSab1.0.hap1, whole genome shotgun sequence genome window below encodes:
- the RNF222 gene encoding RING finger protein 222 yields the protein MSEGESKDSSGSECPVCYEKFRDLEGASRTLSCGHVFCHDCLVKYLLSTRVDGQVQRTLVCPICRYVTFLSKKSSRWPSMLDKSSQTLTVPVALSSVPPLDSLGHTNPLAASSSAWTPPPGQARSPGSPGQSAQLPLDLLPSLPRESQVFVISRHGMPLGEQDSVLPRRSLAELSEASPAPRSTRAFCCRSRALLLITLIAVVAVVAAILPWVLLVRKQA from the coding sequence ATGTCAGAAGGGGAGAGCAAGGACAGCTCGGGCAGCGAGTGCCCCGTGTGCTACGAGAAGTTCCGGGACCTGGAGGGCGCCAGCCGGACACTGAGCTGTGGCCATGTGTTCTGCCATGACTGCCTGGTCAAGTACCTCCTGTCCACCCGCGTGGATGGGCAGGTCCAGAGGACCCTGGTCTGCCCCATCTGCCGCTACGTCACGTTCCTCAGCAAGAAGAGCTCCCGCTGGCCCTCCATGCTGGACAAGAGCTCCCAGACCCTGACTGTGCCTGTGGCCCTGTCCTCCGTGCCCCCACTGGACAGCCTGGGTCACACAAACCCCCTGGCTGCCTCCTCGTCCGCCTGGACGCCACCCCCGGGCCAGGCCAGGTCGCCGGGCAGCCCGGGCCAGAGCGCCCAGCTCCCCCTGGACCTGCTGCCCAGCCTGCCCCGAGAGTCTCAGGTCTTCGTCATCAGCCGCCACGGGATGCCCCTCGGGGAGCAGGACAGCGTGCTGCCCCGCCGCAGCCTGGCAGAGCTCTCGGAGGCCTCCCCGGCGCCCCGCTCCACCCGTGCCTTCTGCTGCCGATCGCGGGCCCTGCTGCTCATCACGCTCATCGCCGTGGTGGCCGTGGTGGCCGCCATCCTGCCCTGGGTGCTGCTGGTGAGGAAGCAAGCATGA
- the KRBA2 gene encoding KRAB-A domain-containing protein 2 isoform X1 encodes MPSFLMPSLVSSTVLLRLLLFPGPKTVWSLWQQPVLSQEATAFEDMTKYWNYLEASQKDCYRDTMLDSYENTVPQGSFLQFSMMPQRAGNDPAGVSNVNEMEMEISNMREKFLMSVTKLVESKSYNSKVFSKEKYFQTIKEVKEAKEKGKKSSRDYRRAAKYDVISVQGTEKLIEATHGERDRIRYYVHKEELFDILHDTHLSIGHGGRTRMLKELQGKYGNVTKEVIVLYLTLCKQCHQKNPVPKKGLPPKPMTFKDTDSTCQVEILDMQSSADGEFKFILYYQDHLTKFIILRPLRTKQAREVVSVLLDIFTILGTPTVLDSDSGVEFTNQVVQELNELWPDLKIVSGKYHPGQSQGSLEGASRDVKNMISTWMQSNHSCHWAKGLRFLQMVRNQAFDVSLQQSPFEAMFGCKAKFGLYSSNLPRETVATLQTEEELEIAEEQLENSLWIRQEERVEIGADRSDMDDDMDPTPEATEPSTSQGASGLLCW; translated from the exons ATGCCTTCATTCCTGATGCCCTCTCTTGTCTCTTCCACAGTCCTGCTGAGGCTGCTCCTTTTCCCAGGCCCCAAGACTGTATGGTCCCTGTGGCAGCAGCCAGTGTTGTCTCAGGAAGCAACAGCATTTGAAGATATGACCAAATATTGGAATTATTTAGAAGCCTCTCAAAAGGATTGCTACAGAGACACAATGCTGGACAGTTATGAGAACACGGTCCCACAGG gaTCCTTCTTACAGTTCTCCATGATGCCTCAGAGAGCTGGAAATGATCCAGCTGGTGTTTCAAATGTGAATGAAATGGAAATGGAGATAAGTAACatgagagaaaagtttcttaTGAGTGTCACAAAGTTAGTAGAAAGCAAAAGTTACAACAGCAAggtattttccaaagaaaagtaCTTTCAAACAATAAAGGAAGTTAAAGAAgctaaagaaaaagggaagaagtcATCACGTGATTATCGCCGTGCGGCAAAATATGACGTGATCTCTGTACAGGGCACAGAGAAACTGATAGAGGCTACTCATGGAGAACGTGATCGAATACGGTATTACGTGCATAAAGAAGAGTTGTTTGATATTCTTCATGATACACATCTCAGTATTGGACATGGTGGGCGGACACGCATGCTCAAGGAGCTGCAAGGAAAATATGGGAATGTCACCAAAGAAGTTATCGTCTTATATCTGACTCTGTGTAAACAGTGCCACCAGAAGAACCCAGTACCCAAGAAAGGCCTTCCGCCCAAGCCCATGACTTTTAAGGACACAGACTCCACGTGCCAAGTTGAAATACTTGACATGCAGTCAAGTGCCGATGGTGAGTTCAAGTTCATTTTATACTACCAGGACCACTTGACCAAGTTTATTATTTTACGGCCATTAAGAACCAAACAGGCCCGTGAGGTGGTCAGTGTCTTGTTAGATATTTTCACAATTCTTGGTACACCCACTGTGTTAGACTCTGACAGTGGCGTTGAGTTCACAAACCAGGTTGTTCAGGAGCTCAATGAGTTGTGGCCAGACCTAAAGATTGTGTCTGGTAAGTACCACCCTGGTCAAAGCCAGGGCTCCCTGGAAGGAGCAAGCCGTGATGTGAAGAACATGATAAGTACCTGGATGCAGAGCAACCACTCATGTCACTGGGCCAAAGGCCTCCGATTCCTGCAGATGGTGAGGAATCAGGCTTTCGACGTTTCCTTGCAGCAAAGTCCGTTTGAGGCAATGTTCGGTTGTAAAGCCAAATTTGGGCTATATTCCTCAAACTTGCCCCGGGAAACTGTGGCTACTTTACAAACAGAAGAAGAGCTAGAAATTGCTGAAGAACAGCTAGAAAATAGCCTTTGGATCAGGCAGGAAGAAAGAGTTGAGATTGGAGCAGACAGATCTGATATGGATGATGACATGGATCCCACTCCTGAAGCTACAGAACCCAGCACCTCACAAGGGGCTTCCGGTCTCCTCTGCTGGTGA
- the RPL26 gene encoding large ribosomal subunit protein uL24: MKFNPFVTSDRSKNRKRHFNAPSHIRRKIMSSPLSKELRQKYNVRSMPIRKDDEVQVVRGHYKGQQIGKVVQVYRKKYVIYIERVQREKANGTTVHVGIHPSKVVITRLKLDKDRKKILERKAKSRQVGKEKGKYKEETIEKMQE, encoded by the exons ATGAAGTTTAATCCCTTTGTGACTTCCGACCGAAGCAAGAATCGCAAAAGGCATTTCAATGCACCTTCCCACATTCGCAGGAAGATTATGTCTTCCCCTCTTTCCAAAGAGCTGAGACAGAAGTACAACGTGCGATCCATGCCCATCCGAAAGGATGATGAAGTTCAG GTTGTACGAGGACACTATAAAGGTCAGCAAATTGGCAAAGTAGTCCAGGTTTACAGGAAGAAGTATGTTATCTACATTGAACGGGTGCAGCGGGAAAAGGCTAATGGCACAACGGTCCACGTAGGCATTCACCCCAGCAAG GTGGTTATCACTAGGCTAAAACTGGACAAAGACCGCAAAAAGATCCTTGAACGGAAAGCCAAATCTCGCCaagtaggaaaggaaaagggCAAATACAAGGAAGAAACAATTGAGAAAATGCAGGAATAA
- the KRBA2 gene encoding KRAB-A domain-containing protein 2 isoform X2, whose product MTKYWNYLEASQKDCYRDTMLDSYENTVPQGSFLQFSMMPQRAGNDPAGVSNVNEMEMEISNMREKFLMSVTKLVESKSYNSKVFSKEKYFQTIKEVKEAKEKGKKSSRDYRRAAKYDVISVQGTEKLIEATHGERDRIRYYVHKEELFDILHDTHLSIGHGGRTRMLKELQGKYGNVTKEVIVLYLTLCKQCHQKNPVPKKGLPPKPMTFKDTDSTCQVEILDMQSSADGEFKFILYYQDHLTKFIILRPLRTKQAREVVSVLLDIFTILGTPTVLDSDSGVEFTNQVVQELNELWPDLKIVSGKYHPGQSQGSLEGASRDVKNMISTWMQSNHSCHWAKGLRFLQMVRNQAFDVSLQQSPFEAMFGCKAKFGLYSSNLPRETVATLQTEEELEIAEEQLENSLWIRQEERVEIGADRSDMDDDMDPTPEATEPSTSQGASGLLCW is encoded by the exons ATGACCAAATATTGGAATTATTTAGAAGCCTCTCAAAAGGATTGCTACAGAGACACAATGCTGGACAGTTATGAGAACACGGTCCCACAGG gaTCCTTCTTACAGTTCTCCATGATGCCTCAGAGAGCTGGAAATGATCCAGCTGGTGTTTCAAATGTGAATGAAATGGAAATGGAGATAAGTAACatgagagaaaagtttcttaTGAGTGTCACAAAGTTAGTAGAAAGCAAAAGTTACAACAGCAAggtattttccaaagaaaagtaCTTTCAAACAATAAAGGAAGTTAAAGAAgctaaagaaaaagggaagaagtcATCACGTGATTATCGCCGTGCGGCAAAATATGACGTGATCTCTGTACAGGGCACAGAGAAACTGATAGAGGCTACTCATGGAGAACGTGATCGAATACGGTATTACGTGCATAAAGAAGAGTTGTTTGATATTCTTCATGATACACATCTCAGTATTGGACATGGTGGGCGGACACGCATGCTCAAGGAGCTGCAAGGAAAATATGGGAATGTCACCAAAGAAGTTATCGTCTTATATCTGACTCTGTGTAAACAGTGCCACCAGAAGAACCCAGTACCCAAGAAAGGCCTTCCGCCCAAGCCCATGACTTTTAAGGACACAGACTCCACGTGCCAAGTTGAAATACTTGACATGCAGTCAAGTGCCGATGGTGAGTTCAAGTTCATTTTATACTACCAGGACCACTTGACCAAGTTTATTATTTTACGGCCATTAAGAACCAAACAGGCCCGTGAGGTGGTCAGTGTCTTGTTAGATATTTTCACAATTCTTGGTACACCCACTGTGTTAGACTCTGACAGTGGCGTTGAGTTCACAAACCAGGTTGTTCAGGAGCTCAATGAGTTGTGGCCAGACCTAAAGATTGTGTCTGGTAAGTACCACCCTGGTCAAAGCCAGGGCTCCCTGGAAGGAGCAAGCCGTGATGTGAAGAACATGATAAGTACCTGGATGCAGAGCAACCACTCATGTCACTGGGCCAAAGGCCTCCGATTCCTGCAGATGGTGAGGAATCAGGCTTTCGACGTTTCCTTGCAGCAAAGTCCGTTTGAGGCAATGTTCGGTTGTAAAGCCAAATTTGGGCTATATTCCTCAAACTTGCCCCGGGAAACTGTGGCTACTTTACAAACAGAAGAAGAGCTAGAAATTGCTGAAGAACAGCTAGAAAATAGCCTTTGGATCAGGCAGGAAGAAAGAGTTGAGATTGGAGCAGACAGATCTGATATGGATGATGACATGGATCCCACTCCTGAAGCTACAGAACCCAGCACCTCACAAGGGGCTTCCGGTCTCCTCTGCTGGTGA